The following are from one region of the Flavobacteriaceae bacterium UJ101 genome:
- a CDS encoding non-specific serine/threonine protein kinase (May function as a calcium-binding protein. Contains 21 TSP type-3 repeats.; KEGG: saci:Sinac_4765 titin) produces the protein MKGKIFTKKDKILILAFLCTWGLSGQTTIFTQDFEGGNTSGITGGYYQPTKDPGSRYMLDGVVTEIFNLKNAASGSWFYGSTTPSGNPNQNVFSTNIRVEPNTTYQISYYNTTTRNTSVPARFSNLQLKANGQIINSSNTSDSWVLRQGNWNSGNNTNLNLTIFNGSSHTIGNDFGIDNIRVVSLDKKPVAVNDTFTTDEGSSVSGNVMNNDTKGDGTTTVINNTQPSNGTVTMNSDGTFTYTPDTDFVGTDTFSYTIQDSDGDTSTATVTITVKEIPECEDAEKYGDYCDFDGDGKLNKDDLDDDNDGILDIDEGGCVATKTLEDYNFSGNATVSANGDQAGFKANANAWRTSYSNEKLTLPIHLEFKQSAINTGIGMFGLLPDTTAKVTTSYTDKGYKFYMHSNGNVYGYFTKAWDFIHKAQADELYEIDIDENGYVTVKIGGETKLAYQGAKTDYYLAATGYTTSREEVYTNIEVVSGGSADCVTRDTDKDNIPDHFDLDSDGDGCFDSIEGDGGFSSEDINTDGRLSGSVDANGVPIKADGGQGVGLSEDASEQAANCVDNTDTDGDGIPDRIDLDDDNDGIPDSVEEKTATNGGDTDGDGIPDSLDLDSDNDGIPDLEESGLTVEEIKTLDRDNDGVIDSSNDVGTNGIADAIEPKGEDGGVDSNAVDYDNDGTSDAPQDTDGDGIPDFQDLDSDNDGVTDLTEGGTNPALDQNNDGKIDNTTDADQDGIADVIDDDTSRFGGDESNGAPDTDGDGIKDFRDLDSDDDGINDAEEAGVPDTNGDGLDDTPNESFADGEDLPDSDEDGTPNILEPNGPVITGPDTDQDGIKDSVDGLPNEFGDAPIATTPDYFARIFTSNTIITEDSEPVDFVVMIGEIEGGDSNGTDPVEYVIVKQSELSIDFDNTLTTLNGRTVNNKDWKLEEDDFTYKFIYTGNGGIFTGDSASMVGVNATFTPQSGTKGTYPLKVTIQAGSGGETNSKNNVDIDYIEF, from the coding sequence ATGAAGGGAAAAATATTTACCAAAAAAGATAAAATTTTGATTTTAGCTTTTTTATGTACATGGGGTTTGTCAGGACAAACAACAATTTTTACACAGGACTTTGAAGGGGGGAATACATCTGGGATTACAGGTGGATACTATCAACCTACTAAAGATCCTGGTTCTCGTTATATGTTAGACGGGGTTGTAACAGAGATTTTTAATCTTAAAAATGCAGCAAGTGGTTCATGGTTTTACGGGAGTACAACACCGAGTGGTAATCCAAATCAGAATGTTTTTTCAACAAACATTCGTGTAGAACCGAATACAACGTATCAAATAAGTTATTATAATACGACAACACGAAACACAAGTGTTCCAGCTCGTTTTTCAAACCTTCAACTTAAGGCCAATGGACAAATAATTAATTCGTCCAATACGTCAGATAGCTGGGTTTTAAGACAAGGTAATTGGAATAGTGGTAATAATACAAATCTAAATTTAACAATTTTTAATGGAAGTAGTCATACCATTGGGAATGACTTTGGGATTGATAATATTAGAGTAGTATCATTAGATAAAAAACCAGTAGCAGTGAATGATACCTTTACAACAGATGAAGGTTCTTCAGTTTCAGGTAATGTAATGAACAATGATACAAAGGGAGATGGAACGACAACGGTTATCAATAATACGCAACCTTCTAATGGAACAGTTACGATGAATTCAGATGGTACATTTACGTATACACCAGATACTGATTTTGTAGGGACTGATACCTTTAGTTATACCATTCAAGATTCAGACGGAGATACTAGTACAGCTACCGTGACAATCACAGTAAAAGAAATACCAGAATGTGAAGATGCTGAGAAATATGGAGATTATTGTGATTTTGATGGAGATGGAAAATTAAATAAAGATGATCTTGATGACGATAACGATGGTATTTTAGATATAGATGAAGGAGGATGTGTTGCAACTAAAACTTTAGAAGATTATAATTTTTCAGGTAATGCAACAGTGAGTGCCAATGGAGATCAAGCAGGATTTAAAGCAAATGCAAACGCTTGGAGAACTTCATACTCTAATGAAAAATTAACTTTACCAATTCATTTAGAGTTTAAGCAGTCTGCAATTAATACGGGAATAGGAATGTTTGGATTATTACCTGATACGACAGCAAAAGTAACGACGAGTTATACTGATAAAGGTTATAAATTTTATATGCATAGTAATGGTAATGTATACGGTTACTTCACAAAAGCATGGGATTTTATACATAAAGCGCAAGCAGACGAATTATATGAAATTGATATTGATGAAAATGGTTATGTAACGGTAAAAATAGGAGGCGAGACAAAATTAGCATATCAAGGAGCTAAAACCGATTATTACCTTGCAGCTACAGGTTATACAACTTCAAGAGAAGAAGTGTATACCAATATTGAGGTTGTTTCAGGAGGTAGTGCTGATTGTGTAACACGAGATACCGATAAAGATAATATTCCCGATCATTTTGATTTAGATAGTGATGGAGATGGCTGTTTTGATTCAATAGAAGGAGATGGCGGTTTTTCATCGGAAGATATTAATACAGATGGTCGTTTATCAGGGAGTGTAGATGCAAATGGAGTACCAATTAAAGCAGACGGAGGTCAAGGTGTTGGCTTGAGTGAGGATGCTTCTGAGCAAGCAGCCAATTGTGTAGACAATACAGATACGGACGGCGATGGAATTCCAGATAGAATTGATTTAGATGATGATAACGATGGAATTCCGGATAGTGTTGAAGAGAAAACGGCAACCAATGGCGGCGATACGGATGGTGATGGAATTCCGGATAGTTTGGATTTAGACAGTGATAATGATGGGATTCCGGATTTAGAAGAGAGTGGTTTAACGGTAGAAGAGATCAAGACCTTAGATCGAGATAATGATGGAGTAATTGATTCGAGTAATGATGTTGGGACCAATGGTATAGCGGATGCGATAGAACCTAAAGGAGAAGATGGAGGCGTAGATAGTAATGCGGTAGATTATGATAACGATGGTACGTCAGATGCTCCACAAGATACGGATGGCGATGGAATACCAGACTTCCAGGATTTAGACAGTGATAATGATGGTGTAACAGACTTAACGGAAGGCGGAACAAATCCAGCATTAGATCAAAATAACGATGGGAAGATAGATAACACGACGGATGCAGACCAAGATGGAATTGCCGATGTAATCGATGATGATACGTCTCGCTTTGGAGGCGATGAATCGAATGGAGCACCGGATACAGATGGAGATGGAATCAAAGACTTTAGAGATTTGGATAGTGATGATGATGGAATCAATGATGCAGAAGAAGCAGGAGTTCCGGATACAAATGGAGATGGCTTGGATGATACGCCGAATGAGTCGTTTGCAGATGGAGAAGATTTACCAGATAGTGATGAAGATGGAACGCCGAATATCTTAGAGCCAAATGGCCCTGTAATTACGGGACCCGATACGGATCAAGATGGAATCAAAGATTCAGTTGATGGTTTACCAAATGAATTTGGAGATGCGCCAATAGCAACGACACCAGATTATTTTGCAAGAATCTTTACAAGTAATACGATTATTACAGAAGATTCAGAACCAGTTGATTTTGTTGTGATGATTGGAGAGATAGAAGGTGGAGATTCTAATGGAACAGACCCTGTTGAGTATGTTATTGTAAAACAATCGGAGTTATCGATTGATTTTGATAATACATTAACCACATTGAATGGAAGAACGGTTAACAATAAGGACTGGAAACTGGAAGAAGATGACTTTACGTATAAGTTTATTTACACAGGAAATGGAGGAATCTTTACTGGCGATAGCGCGAGTATGGTTGGTGTAAATGCGACGTTTACCCCACAATCAGGAACGAAAGGGACGTATCCATTAAAAGTTACGATTCAAGCAGGTTCAGGAGGCGAGACGAACTCTAAGAATAATGTAGATATAGATTATATAGAATTTTAA
- a CDS encoding dentin sialophosphoprotein, with protein MKKNLLYKITVLCTLSGNYLIAQNGSPMGITSEPTFYDHVGYNVAENTGADNVTDVAVNSKGVIATTGWYTGYKLNTEDEYTKFNGLFFHNEDFSPLTSHFPVEDTKIDNVPSTTTGNFNSHIIALRDDSFVYVDGRNIYKVISDGTRTLLTNRYNVRDIYASKYDDVIYVVASNGTKLYKIDYEGNEDTNFSFDRNWTATHRIIEVDEQSDGKIILGIVGGGGIIRMDNTTGKIDNTFDNPTGIRNVWDIAVQSDDKIIVAIALNASLKEAGKTYNGLARVPKDGGSLDSSFAEQTWKVNYNRNGAPSKVTLNSKDEIYLSGSVISQNQTYSLGNVAKLSKDGVVDIEFRNNNFGTGRSAIRDIIIQPDDKLLVINDHGMNNLYHNGVIRLLSNGIVDTPINNTQATGSNRDGLNVFFINAAAYASRHYYPIVNYSAGEESIYNAAGYQPAFVNNLEDVNVNTASAKAYSQIDDKVAVGYAGTGIAVYGQNGREIWSEKGSSASKTNSIYGTDVSPDKSTLAWFDVNANKIEYRKVEDGALAINSKGETTVGGVILSLSYEPTGKYLYVAKSNTSIVRIDATTGEVLTTIPIQGIGRPSIYNMRVKFYSDTDFYVYKNVANNIVDYLYKGKLVDENGNPSATGNKMVLDTDFAFDGELQLSLKGKNDGNNPYLSHGYLNGWEVSPDGEVFVSGFTGSGQFTPDNPYGDNITKVNPDGTTEPLYIRVGNVSSQAGGTGTVRNGYYLFDYSKSSSTDTTDTDGDGIIDSIDLDDDNDGIPDSVEESTATNGGDTDGDGIPDSLDLDSDGDGIPDLEESGLPADVISELDTNNDGVIDPSNDVGTNGIADVIEPKGEDGGVNSNAVDYDNDGVSDAPQDTDSDGIPDFQDKDSDNDGVTDLTEGGTDPSLDTNNDGVIDNQTDIDGDGIADVIDDNTSSFGGDESNGAPDTDGDGIKDFRDLDSDDDGLNDADEAGVPDTNGDGLDDTPNESFADGEDLPDTNGDGIPNILEPNGPVITGPDTDQDGIKDSEDGKPEEFGDAPFPDFTVQISSRPAAIEDGGNLSVRVNVVEITGNPSLEGKPIVVRIPEETFYGFNFNPDLTEVSGEVVNNADWEYLGTQLGLHTYRYKPSTFEGLTSSAIGFEGTVSFEGTSSTSISAFVVDTSGGEVNFENNVDTEQLNLKNN; from the coding sequence ATGAAAAAAAATTTATTATATAAAATAACAGTACTTTGTACTTTATCGGGAAATTATTTAATAGCACAGAATGGTAGTCCAATGGGAATTACTAGTGAGCCAACTTTCTATGATCATGTTGGTTATAATGTAGCAGAGAATACTGGTGCAGATAATGTTACAGATGTTGCTGTTAATAGTAAAGGAGTTATTGCAACAACAGGTTGGTATACAGGGTATAAGTTAAATACTGAAGATGAGTATACAAAGTTTAATGGTTTGTTCTTTCATAACGAAGATTTTTCTCCATTAACAAGTCATTTCCCAGTTGAAGATACAAAGATTGATAATGTTCCCTCAACCACGACAGGAAACTTTAATTCTCATATAATTGCTTTAAGAGATGATTCCTTTGTTTATGTTGATGGAAGAAATATTTATAAAGTGATTTCAGATGGGACTAGAACATTATTAACGAATCGATATAATGTTAGAGATATATATGCATCTAAATATGATGATGTAATTTATGTAGTAGCATCTAATGGAACGAAGCTATATAAAATAGATTATGAAGGTAATGAAGATACTAATTTTAGTTTTGATAGAAATTGGACGGCAACACATAGAATAATAGAAGTTGATGAACAATCTGATGGTAAAATTATACTAGGAATTGTTGGAGGCGGTGGTATTATTAGAATGGATAATACAACAGGAAAAATAGATAATACCTTTGATAATCCAACAGGAATAAGAAATGTTTGGGATATTGCAGTTCAGTCAGATGATAAAATAATAGTAGCGATAGCTTTAAATGCTTCTTTAAAAGAAGCAGGTAAGACATATAATGGGTTAGCCCGTGTTCCTAAAGATGGAGGTTCTCTTGATAGTTCGTTTGCTGAACAAACTTGGAAAGTAAACTATAATAGAAATGGAGCTCCGTCAAAGGTTACATTAAATTCAAAAGATGAAATCTATCTTTCAGGAAGTGTAATTAGTCAAAACCAAACATATTCTTTAGGAAATGTTGCAAAGTTAAGTAAAGATGGAGTTGTTGATATAGAATTTCGTAATAACAATTTTGGAACAGGTAGATCAGCTATTCGTGATATTATAATACAACCCGATGATAAGTTGCTAGTAATTAATGATCATGGAATGAATAATTTATATCATAATGGAGTAATTAGATTGTTATCCAATGGTATTGTAGATACACCCATTAATAATACACAAGCTACAGGAAGTAATAGAGATGGATTAAATGTTTTCTTTATAAATGCAGCAGCTTATGCATCAAGACATTATTATCCCATAGTAAATTATAGCGCAGGAGAAGAATCTATTTATAATGCTGCTGGGTATCAGCCAGCTTTTGTTAATAATTTAGAAGATGTAAATGTTAATACTGCATCAGCGAAAGCTTATAGTCAAATAGATGATAAAGTGGCAGTAGGTTACGCAGGAACAGGAATAGCTGTTTATGGTCAAAATGGTAGAGAAATTTGGTCTGAAAAAGGTTCAAGTGCAAGCAAAACCAATTCAATTTATGGAACTGATGTTTCACCAGATAAATCGACTCTTGCTTGGTTTGATGTTAATGCTAATAAAATTGAATATAGAAAGGTAGAAGATGGGGCATTAGCAATTAATAGTAAAGGAGAAACAACGGTTGGAGGTGTTATATTATCGCTTAGTTATGAACCAACAGGTAAATATTTATATGTAGCGAAGAGTAACACAAGTATTGTAAGAATAGATGCGACAACAGGTGAAGTTTTAACAACAATTCCTATACAAGGAATCGGGAGACCATCTATTTATAATATGAGAGTAAAGTTTTATTCAGATACAGATTTTTATGTTTACAAAAATGTAGCAAATAATATTGTTGATTATTTATATAAAGGAAAATTAGTAGATGAAAATGGAAATCCATCTGCTACAGGTAATAAAATGGTATTGGATACAGATTTTGCTTTTGATGGAGAATTACAATTAAGTTTAAAAGGAAAAAATGATGGTAATAATCCATATTTAAGTCATGGTTATTTAAATGGATGGGAAGTTTCACCAGATGGAGAAGTTTTTGTATCAGGTTTTACAGGTTCAGGTCAATTTACTCCAGATAATCCATATGGAGACAATATTACAAAAGTAAATCCAGACGGTACAACAGAACCTCTTTATATTCGTGTAGGGAATGTGTCTTCTCAAGCAGGAGGAACAGGAACTGTTAGAAACGGTTATTATCTTTTTGATTATTCAAAATCATCTAGTACCGATACTACAGATACGGATGGAGATGGTATTATTGATAGTATTGATTTGGATGATGATAATGATGGTATCCCAGATAGTGTGGAAGAATCGACTGCGACTAATGGAGGTGATACAGATGGTGATGGAATTCCAGATAGTTTGGATTTAGATAGTGATGGAGATGGTATACCTGATTTAGAAGAAAGTGGATTACCAGCTGATGTGATTTCTGAATTAGATACCAATAATGATGGAGTGATAGATCCAAGTAATGATGTAGGAACTAATGGTATAGCAGATGTAATAGAACCTAAAGGAGAAGATGGAGGCGTAAATAGTAACGCAGTGGATTATGATAACGATGGTGTATCAGATGCTCCACAAGATACCGATAGTGATGGTATTCCAGATTTCCAAGATAAGGATAGCGATAATGATGGTGTAACAGATTTAACAGAAGGAGGAACAGATCCATCTTTGGATACTAATAATGATGGAGTAATCGATAATCAAACAGATATTGATGGAGATGGAATTGCAGATGTGATCGATGATAATACAAGTTCTTTTGGAGGTGATGAGTCGAATGGAGCACCGGATACAGATGGAGATGGAATCAAAGATTTTAGAGATTTGGATAGTGATGATGATGGTTTAAATGATGCAGACGAAGCAGGAGTTCCGGATACAAATGGTGATGGATTGGATGATACGCCAAATGAGTCCTTTGCAGATGGAGAAGATTTACCAGATACGAATGGAGATGGAATACCAAATATATTAGAACCGAATGGTCCTGTGATCACCGGTCCTGATACGGACCAAGATGGTATCAAAGATTCAGAAGATGGAAAGCCGGAAGAATTTGGAGATGCACCATTCCCTGATTTCACGGTACAAATCTCATCTAGACCAGCAGCAATTGAAGATGGAGGTAATTTATCGGTTCGAGTAAATGTAGTAGAGATTACAGGGAATCCATCTTTAGAAGGAAAGCCTATTGTAGTTCGTATACCAGAAGAAACTTTCTATGGCTTCAATTTTAATCCTGATTTAACAGAGGTTAGTGGAGAAGTGGTTAATAATGCTGATTGGGAATATTTGGGAACACAATTAGGATTACATACATATAGATATAAACCAAGTACTTTCGAAGGCTTAACTTCAAGTGCGATAGGCTTTGAAGGAACAGTAAGTTTTGAAGGGACTAGTAGTACAAGTATATCAGCTTTTGTAGTAGATACAAGTGGAGGAGAAGTAAACTTTGAGAATAATGTAGATACAGAGCAATTGAATTTAAAGAACAATTAA
- a CDS encoding dentin sialophosphoprotein — protein MNRYKKIAAALCVFLFASEQVSAQAVQASNALISPVPLNTVENKGTGLASFTFHETSGVAAPASTNFGANILIQIDMANVDLQDQDTSLITGDLLDYFTVSYDSNTNNISLIQKAEYPASKNTVVRIPIVVTGNTVEAVSQNGFNVNLTALDPDTDAQGNTSRFTYTEANLDTDGDGIPDSVDLDDDNDGIPDSVEEKTAPSNGDTDGDGIPDSLDLDSDNDGIPDIEESGLTVDEIKTLDKDNNGVIDPSNEVGTNGIADAIEPKEEDGGKDSDVVDYDNDGTSDAPQDTDGDGKPDFQDWDSDNDGVTDLTEGGTDPKLDANNDGKIDNTTDTDQDGIMDVIDDDTTGFGGDESNGAPDTDEDGIKDFRDLDSDDDGLNDAEEANVPDTDGDGLDDTPNESFADGSDLPDSDEDGKPNIIEPNGPVITGPDSDGDGIKDAEDGAPEEFGDALVDTDGDGIPDSVDLDDDNDGIPDSVEEKTAPSNGDTDGDGIPDSLDLDSDNDGIPDIEESGLTVDEIKTLDKDNNGVIDPSNEVGTNGIADAIEPKGEGGGKDSDVVDYDNDGTSDAPQDTDGDGKPDFQDWDSDNDGVTDLTEGGTDPKLDANNDGKIDNTTDTDQDGIMDVIDDDTTGFGGGESNGAPDTDEDGIKDFRDLDSDDDGLNDAEEANVPDTDGDGLDDTPNESFADGSDLPDSDEDGKPNIIEPNGPVITGPDSDGDGIKDTEDGAPEEFGDAPFPDFTVQISSRPAVIQNGGKLSVRINVVEITGNPSLEGKPIVVRIPEEEFFNFSFNADLTQVNGLKVNNADWEYLGKQFGLHTFKYKPSTFKGLSSSAIGFEGTVSFEGISDTSVSAYVVDTSGGEVNFTNNRDTEKLNLKGN, from the coding sequence ATGAATAGATATAAAAAAATAGCAGCAGCATTGTGTGTTTTCTTATTTGCGAGTGAGCAGGTAAGTGCACAGGCTGTACAAGCATCAAATGCGTTAATCTCACCTGTACCATTGAATACGGTAGAGAATAAAGGGACGGGATTGGCTAGTTTCACGTTTCATGAGACCTCAGGAGTAGCGGCACCAGCCTCTACGAATTTTGGGGCGAATATATTGATACAGATCGATATGGCGAATGTTGATCTACAGGATCAAGATACGAGTTTGATAACGGGAGATTTGTTAGATTATTTTACGGTAAGTTACGATAGTAATACGAATAATATATCGTTGATACAGAAGGCGGAATATCCAGCCTCGAAGAATACGGTAGTGCGTATTCCGATAGTGGTAACGGGCAATACGGTAGAGGCGGTATCACAGAATGGATTTAATGTGAATTTAACGGCATTGGATCCTGATACGGATGCACAAGGAAATACATCCCGTTTCACGTATACAGAAGCAAATCTTGATACGGATGGAGACGGAATTCCAGATAGTGTTGATTTAGATGACGATAATGATGGTATTCCAGATAGTGTAGAGGAGAAGACAGCCCCATCGAATGGCGATACGGATGGCGATGGTATTCCAGACAGTTTGGATTTAGATAGTGATAACGATGGAATCCCAGATATAGAAGAGAGTGGCTTAACGGTGGATGAAATCAAGACATTAGATAAAGACAACAACGGAGTAATAGATCCTAGTAACGAAGTTGGAACCAATGGTATAGCGGATGCAATAGAGCCTAAAGAAGAAGATGGAGGAAAGGATAGTGATGTAGTAGATTATGATAACGATGGTACGTCAGATGCTCCACAAGATACGGATGGGGATGGTAAACCAGACTTCCAGGATTGGGATAGTGATAATGATGGTGTAACAGACTTAACCGAAGGAGGAACGGATCCTAAATTGGATGCGAACAATGACGGAAAGATAGACAACACAACCGATACAGATCAAGATGGAATCATGGATGTAATCGATGACGATACGACTGGATTTGGAGGTGATGAATCGAATGGAGCACCTGATACGGATGAAGACGGTATTAAAGACTTTAGAGATTTGGATAGTGATGATGATGGGTTGAATGATGCCGAAGAAGCGAATGTACCGGACACGGATGGAGATGGTTTGGATGATACACCGAATGAGTCATTTGCAGATGGATCGGATTTACCGGATAGTGATGAAGACGGGAAGCCAAATATTATAGAACCTAATGGTCCAGTAATTACAGGTCCAGATAGTGATGGAGATGGAATTAAGGATGCAGAAGATGGTGCCCCAGAAGAGTTTGGAGATGCATTAGTGGATACGGATGGCGATGGTATTCCAGATAGTGTTGATTTAGATGATGATAATGATGGAATCCCAGATAGTGTAGAAGAGAAGACAGCCCCATCAAATGGTGATACGGATGGCGATGGTATTCCAGACAGTTTGGATTTAGATAGTGATAACGATGGAATCCCAGATATAGAAGAGAGTGGCTTAACGGTGGATGAAATCAAGACATTAGATAAAGACAACAACGGAGTAATAGATCCTAGTAACGAAGTTGGAACCAATGGTATAGCGGATGCAATAGAGCCTAAAGGAGAAGGTGGAGGAAAGGATAGTGATGTAGTAGATTATGATAACGATGGTACGTCAGATGCTCCACAAGATACGGATGGGGATGGTAAACCAGACTTCCAGGATTGGGATAGTGATAATGATGGTGTAACAGACTTAACCGAAGGAGGAACGGATCCTAAATTGGATGCGAACAATGACGGAAAGATAGACAACACAACCGATACAGATCAAGATGGAATCATGGATGTAATCGATGACGATACGACTGGATTTGGAGGTGGTGAATCGAATGGAGCACCTGATACGGATGAAGACGGTATTAAAGACTTTAGAGATTTGGATAGTGATGATGATGGGTTGAATGATGCCGAAGAAGCGAATGTACCGGACACGGATGGAGATGGTTTGGATGATACACCGAATGAGTCATTTGCAGATGGATCGGATTTACCGGATAGTGATGAAGACGGGAAACCAAATATTATAGAACCTAATGGTCCAGTAATTACAGGTCCAGATAGTGATGGAGATGGAATTAAGGATACAGAAGATGGAGCACCAGAAGAATTTGGAGATGCCCCATTCCCTGATTTCACGGTACAAATCTCATCTAGACCAGCAGTGATTCAAAATGGAGGTAAATTATCGGTTCGAATAAATGTGGTAGAGATTACAGGGAATCCATCTTTAGAAGGAAAGCCTATTGTAGTTCGTATACCAGAAGAAGAATTCTTTAACTTTAGTTTTAATGCAGACTTAACACAAGTTAATGGCTTAAAGGTTAATAATGCTGATTGGGAGTATTTAGGTAAGCAATTTGGCTTGCATACGTTTAAGTATAAGCCAAGTACTTTTAAAGGTTTAAGTTCAAGTGCGATAGGCTTTGAAGGAACGGTAAGTTTTGAAGGAATTAGTGACACGAGTGTATCGGCGTATGTTGTAGATACAAGTGGAGGAGAAGTTAACTTCACGAACAATCGAGATACGGAGAAATTAAATTTAAAGGGGAATTAA